From Pseudomonas sp. B21-028, one genomic window encodes:
- the cmoA gene encoding carboxy-S-adenosyl-L-methionine synthase CmoA → MSNDPDRLFAQPLAQVPDFAFNEDVVRVFPDMIKRSVPGYPTIVENLGVLAAQFAQPGSVLYDLGSSLGAVTQALRRHVRTDGCRVIAVDNSAAMVERCREYLNGQDSMFQELLPVEVIEGDILALEFQPASVVALNFTLQFIAPDQRTALLGRIRQSLLPGGALILSEKLRFNDAQEHALLTDLHVAFKRANGYSELEIAQKRSAIENVMKPDSLEEHRERLLAAGFSKVVPWFQCLNFASLIALP, encoded by the coding sequence GTGAGCAACGACCCTGATCGCCTATTCGCCCAACCCTTGGCCCAAGTGCCTGACTTCGCCTTCAACGAGGACGTGGTGCGGGTGTTCCCGGACATGATCAAGCGCTCGGTGCCGGGTTACCCGACCATTGTCGAAAACCTCGGCGTGCTCGCCGCGCAATTTGCCCAGCCGGGCAGCGTGCTCTATGACCTGGGTTCTTCCCTGGGTGCGGTGACCCAAGCGCTGCGTCGCCATGTGCGCACCGACGGTTGCCGGGTGATCGCTGTGGATAACTCTGCGGCGATGGTCGAGCGCTGCCGCGAATATCTCAACGGCCAGGACTCGATGTTCCAGGAGCTGCTACCAGTGGAAGTGATCGAGGGCGACATCCTGGCCCTTGAATTCCAGCCGGCCTCGGTGGTGGCGCTGAACTTCACCCTGCAATTCATCGCACCCGATCAGCGCACGGCCTTGTTGGGCCGCATTCGCCAATCCCTGCTGCCCGGCGGTGCCCTGATCCTGTCGGAAAAGCTGCGCTTCAACGATGCACAGGAGCATGCGCTGCTCACCGACCTGCACGTCGCATTCAAGCGCGCCAATGGCTACAGCGAGCTGGAGATTGCCCAGAAACGCAGTGCCATCGAAAACGTCATGAAGCCCGACAGCCTCGAAGAACACCGCGAACGCCTGCTGGCGGCCGGGTTCTCGAAAGTCGTGCCGTGGTTCCAGTGTCTTAACTTCGCCTCGTTGATTGCCCTGCCATGA
- a CDS encoding protease inhibitor I42 family protein has protein sequence MSLTRLLVPVSLALLSACATQPKNNVTVEKLSECPVRLNNGQNMILSLPSNPTTGYRWAIQDSAGGVLKALGPEVYRNPEDAGIVGAAGVSTWRFQAFAAGTGRLRLTYQQPWAPEVPPVETFDCAIAVN, from the coding sequence ATGTCCCTCACCCGCCTGCTCGTCCCCGTCAGCCTTGCCCTGCTGAGCGCTTGCGCCACGCAACCGAAAAACAACGTGACCGTGGAAAAACTCAGCGAATGTCCGGTGCGGCTCAACAACGGGCAGAACATGATCCTCAGCTTGCCCAGCAACCCCACCACCGGTTACCGCTGGGCGATCCAGGACTCGGCGGGCGGCGTGTTGAAAGCACTGGGCCCCGAGGTCTACCGCAATCCGGAAGATGCCGGCATCGTCGGTGCCGCTGGCGTGTCGACCTGGCGCTTCCAGGCATTCGCCGCCGGTACCGGCCGGTTGCGCCTGACTTATCAACAGCCCTGGGCCCCCGAAGTGCCTCCCGTGGAAACCTTCGACTGTGCCATTGCAGTGAATTGA
- the tadA gene encoding tRNA adenosine(34) deaminase TadA, with protein sequence MRQIRPARIIDRSRDQDFMREALALAAQGAALGEVPVGAVLVQDGEIIGRGFNCPISGHDPSAHAEMVAIRAAAQAVSNYRLPGSTLYVTLEPCSMCAGLIVHSRIARVVYGALEPKAGIVQSQGQFFSQAFLNHRVMFEGGVLAEECSTMLSEFFKARRAKPQD encoded by the coding sequence ATGCGCCAGATTCGTCCCGCCCGGATCATCGACCGCAGCCGCGACCAGGACTTCATGCGCGAAGCCCTGGCGCTGGCCGCGCAAGGGGCGGCCCTGGGCGAGGTGCCAGTGGGCGCGGTGTTGGTGCAGGACGGCGAGATCATCGGGCGCGGCTTCAACTGCCCGATCAGCGGCCACGACCCCAGCGCCCACGCGGAGATGGTCGCCATCCGCGCCGCCGCCCAGGCCGTGAGCAATTATCGCCTGCCCGGCAGCACCCTCTATGTGACGCTCGAACCGTGCAGCATGTGCGCCGGCCTGATCGTTCACTCCCGCATCGCCCGGGTCGTCTACGGCGCCTTGGAGCCCAAGGCCGGCATCGTGCAGAGCCAGGGGCAGTTTTTCAGTCAGGCGTTCCTGAACCATCGGGTGATGTTCGAGGGCGGGGTGTTGGCGGAAGAATGCAGCACGATGCTGAGCGAGTTCTTCAAGGCGCGCAGGGCCAAACCCCAGGACTGA
- a CDS encoding omptin family outer membrane protease, which yields MFVQEKKAAGRMHIFIFVTIATVAFPVAADSAGRLYTDEKVILGINAGVLSGQTHERVYEPEEGGRKVSQLDWKYNNAAVIKGSLDWNVRPWLSLGASGWTTIGSTNGYMNDDDWVDASQSQWTDRAVHPDTTLRHANEFDLNLKGWLLNEPAYRLGLMAGYQERRFSFIAKGGSFSYNKGAYTGEFPADVTITGYKQHFKTPYVGLVGNYRYKRFDMEGAFKYSRWASATDIDEHYLADKTFVGKIKHQQYYSLGGKLGYDMTVNTNVFVESTWSRTRNKKGNVTIKNRSDNYRDSYVDSAGIESASVMTTIGLKHAF from the coding sequence ATGTTTGTACAAGAGAAGAAAGCAGCTGGGCGAATGCACATTTTTATATTTGTAACAATCGCGACGGTTGCATTTCCAGTCGCTGCTGACAGCGCGGGGCGCTTGTACACAGATGAGAAAGTTATTCTAGGTATCAATGCAGGTGTTCTGAGCGGTCAGACCCACGAACGGGTGTACGAACCCGAGGAAGGTGGGAGGAAGGTCAGCCAGCTCGACTGGAAGTACAACAATGCTGCGGTCATCAAGGGCTCCCTCGATTGGAACGTGCGACCTTGGCTCTCACTGGGAGCGTCGGGCTGGACGACTATCGGCAGCACGAACGGTTACATGAATGACGATGATTGGGTCGACGCCTCCCAGAGCCAATGGACAGACCGCGCCGTCCACCCCGACACAACCCTGAGGCATGCCAACGAATTCGATCTCAATCTCAAGGGCTGGTTATTGAACGAACCTGCTTATCGCTTGGGTCTGATGGCTGGGTACCAGGAGCGCCGCTTCAGCTTCATTGCCAAGGGGGGATCCTTTAGCTACAACAAAGGTGCATACACTGGCGAGTTTCCAGCGGATGTAACGATAACGGGCTACAAACAGCACTTTAAAACCCCGTATGTGGGGTTGGTTGGCAATTATCGATACAAGCGTTTCGATATGGAAGGGGCGTTCAAGTACAGTCGCTGGGCTTCTGCCACTGATATTGATGAGCACTACCTGGCCGATAAGACCTTTGTCGGCAAAATAAAGCACCAACAATATTATTCGTTGGGAGGAAAGTTGGGCTATGACATGACCGTCAACACGAACGTTTTCGTGGAGAGCACGTGGAGTCGCACCCGGAATAAAAAAGGCAACGTCACCATCAAGAATCGTTCCGATAACTACCGCGACAGCTACGTCGACTCCGCAGGTATCGAAAGCGCCAGCGTCATGACGACCATCGGGCTGAAACACGCTTTCTGA
- the cmoB gene encoding tRNA 5-methoxyuridine(34)/uridine 5-oxyacetic acid(34) synthase CmoB: protein MIDLSPLARRLAGTPLADWAATLQAQLDTKMEKGHGDLERWQSALDALPVLQPSEIDLLNGLTLDTDCSDETRAQMRTALMGLSPWRKGPFDLFGVHVDTEWRSDWKWSRVAPHLDLKGKRILDVGCGNGYYMWRMLGAGADTVIGVDPNWLFFCQFQAVQRYLSQPNAWHLPFPFEDLPPDLEGFDTVFSMGVFYHRRSPIEHLLALKDCLVKGGELVLETLVIEGDEHQVLVPEDRYAQMRNVWFLPSVPALERWLRRAGFSDVRCVDVSLTTVEEQRSTEWMKYQSLSDFLDPDDHSKTIEGLPAPMRAVIVARK from the coding sequence ATGATTGATCTGTCCCCCCTCGCCCGCCGCCTGGCCGGCACGCCCCTGGCCGATTGGGCCGCGACGCTGCAAGCGCAACTCGACACCAAAATGGAAAAGGGCCATGGTGACCTGGAACGCTGGCAGAGCGCCCTTGACGCCTTGCCAGTGCTGCAGCCGAGCGAAATCGACCTGTTGAACGGGCTGACCCTCGACACCGATTGCAGCGACGAAACCCGCGCACAAATGCGCACCGCGCTGATGGGCTTGTCGCCGTGGCGCAAGGGGCCGTTCGATCTGTTTGGCGTGCACGTGGACACCGAATGGCGCTCGGACTGGAAGTGGTCGCGGGTGGCGCCGCACCTGGATCTCAAGGGCAAGCGCATCCTCGACGTGGGCTGCGGCAACGGTTACTACATGTGGCGGATGCTCGGCGCCGGGGCCGACACGGTAATCGGCGTCGACCCCAACTGGCTGTTCTTCTGCCAGTTCCAGGCGGTGCAACGCTACCTGTCGCAGCCCAATGCCTGGCACCTGCCGTTCCCGTTCGAAGACCTGCCGCCGGACCTGGAAGGCTTCGACACGGTTTTTTCCATGGGCGTGTTCTACCACCGCCGCTCCCCTATCGAGCACTTGCTGGCCCTCAAGGACTGCCTGGTCAAGGGTGGTGAGCTGGTACTGGAAACCCTGGTGATCGAGGGCGACGAGCATCAGGTACTGGTGCCCGAGGACCGTTACGCACAGATGCGCAACGTGTGGTTCCTGCCTTCGGTGCCGGCCCTGGAACGCTGGCTGCGCCGTGCCGGTTTCAGCGATGTGCGCTGCGTGGACGTGAGCCTGACCACCGTGGAAGAACAACGCAGCACGGAGTGGATGAAGTATCAGTCGCTGAGCGATTTTCTCGATCCCGACGACCACAGCAAGACCATCGAAGGCTTGCCGGCGCCGATGCGAGCGGTGATTGTGGCGCGTAAATAA